CTTTATCAAAAAACAGCTGACCGATCCGGTCATCATGTTCAGTTCTCTCAAAGAGCTCCATGACCTAAGCGAGGACAAGAGACATATCATTGGCTACATGGATCGCAGGGACCAGGAGGAATACCAGGTGCTCAGGAGAGTGGCTGCTAGTCTTAAGGATGAGTGCCTTTTCCATGCCGGCTTTGGGGATGCGTCGACACAAATGCATCCACCAGGTAATATTTAGTTGGTCAAGTCAATGCTAAGGTATTCACATTGGATACTGTCCCGCctccggtgtgcgagcgggacatagCTATACATATACGTGCttagcgctgtctcgctcacacatTGAGCACACACAGCGACGTGCGGATCCGCATCAGTGAGATGATTGAGTAACAAATATCGACTGGAACTTTTCTTCGTCAGGCCCGGTTTGgtataggggagaccgaggggAGTTGAAACAAGTTTGACATTATATATCATACTAATAAATCTATTTGCCAGAATTCTACAAGATTAGTACCAACCTATAGCCCATTTCTTCCACATTTATacgacacaaacaaaaaaagcgTAAGTATAAACGCTTGCGCGAACAAATCATTCTGTTTCAATTCCCCTCATACCGAGGTAAGATGAAACAGGGGTTGAGGTATTCGAAACAGTAATTGATTTTGTTAACTAAGGCTGTATATtagaaaaattatacattaatttaaaGGGTactggtaaaaaataaaaatctaaaatgaccattcatatatatttattattctctattaattttgaatatttaaaaaacatattttatcgtAACAATTGTACACTATTAATTTGTTACGTGGGATGAGAATTAACAAACAAAGAAGTAACTCTGGCACAGATTATGCGTTTACTTTAATTTTTCCCATTTTTTTCTTGGtcttttttcctttatttttagcgtgtattgtttttttattaaggaaCATTAAGGAAtcttgattatctttttttgcTGATCTAGCTGTTTCAATGGCAGCTAAATCATTTTTAATTGGAGAAAAACCAAATAAGTTAGTTAAAACCAATTAGTCTGTTTTTCTTTCCCTGGACTTTATCAATATTATGAGAATTTCAGGTGAAAATGGAATATCACGAAACGTTCAAGATACATTACTAGATGCAAATTCTGTTGTTATCGTATGTTTCTTGGCTCGCCATACCTCTGTCTGATTTTTAATGGTacgctaaaataaaatatttagaaaagACAAAATTAAACTTCATTTTATATCAATTCagccatacaaaataaaaccgaGGAGAGTTACTCTCAGTAGCAAAACACCTCCCATCTTTTATAGAAATGCATCCCTATCGCAAACAACAGGCAATGACTTGCACCGTTTATTGATTATTCAATCTTTAGTTATTGATTTTTCGAAACATACATAATACAAGCCAAGACACTAACACATTataaagtacttaataaaagCCTAAacctagacaaaaaaaaattgaggttatatattattttgaaaaaaagttataatatgtactaaataatattttacagtacatttggTGCTACTTTTTCACATTAGtgcttttcgtgcatatgtcgaaagtttaaagggccatatgtactgtccaacgttgtacgatacacgtgcgaaaaggtaattcgcaactcgtgtcgatttaaaacactccctgcggtttcctcttttccgcacttgtatcgtaaataactattatgtggGTTTGTCAATTTTTGGACGAATAAAGTACTtggtaactgaaaaaaaaaaactattaaaatctTAAACTCATATCTGTGTTTCAAAAcccctcggtctcccctaataCAACACACATAGCCTGTATGCACACATGTTTTCCTTAATATTCATGTGGCATTTCTTTCTTTATGCTGCCATTTCACTGTGTTTTGTTATCGGAATATGTCTAAACATTATTGTTGGATTTCTTTCCTTAATCTGAAAAGTATACATGACGCAAACCCAAACCAAAAAATTCATTGCCGTTAAAACTATGTATCGCAAATGAAAGCGGCGCAGCCATACAACATTTACATAACACATTCTTTAAATTGAACAATGCCCCAGCTCGTAGTATTAATGCCAATAAAACTTTATCGGTTTTTACGCACGTTctgttcttattttatttaaaacaaaggaATAAATTATAACGTAATTACCTTATCTCTATCATACTATAGTTTTTGCTTTGTCTAACAATAAAACGAATAACGAAGACATTGTAATATGGAGTGACACATTCTTACATCACTTGTTTTACTGTGACGTAGCCGTTGGCTTCTAATTGTGTTTTCGGTTATTAGAAttttctcgatgagtattagttgcctttggaaagaaaagtgcagtcagcgataaaagcttgtaccaaaacaaaaattttgccaaatctttattttcttttaaggcggttccctgagccagaaggcgaaaaatctccttatatgatcgtatttttctaagagacgttgatattcgtagacgtggaaaaaatatatgtagttcttgattatattatctttaatttataagcttccgatacacgtattatgacacttcgctcgatacaattaattcccaaagtaacctctagctaggacttttaatccaactttactcggttatttattatgtgacactataaacaaaaaaaggagaaaaaacaaacttaacttaagtagtaattttaccgctttcgaatttcgatattgtaaggcaacgtttttaaaataaataaaaatcgacaaattcgatcaaaattgacacttggcgcgcatggtccttcccgttctttcttgcgaaatgtgacagtgatagcggcaaaccgatggaataAGATTAAGAAATATTTCTATTTCAGGCCAGCCAATTGTTGTATTTAGAACGGACCGAAAAGTGTCCGAAGAGCCAGATGAAACCTACAAGGGCTCCCTCACCAACTTCGACGAGCTCTACAAATGGGTGCAAGAGAAGTGTATCCCTATAGTGCGGGAGATCACCTTTGAGAACGCAGAGGAATTAACGGAGGAGGGATTGCCGTTCCTCATCTTGTTCCACCATCCTACTGACACGGACAGTGTGAAGAAATATAAGGAGATTATTAAGAGAGATTTGGAGTCTGAAAAACGTAAGTTAACTTATCATTTCAGAGTTTTAGACGCAAATTCGACAGCGAAGTATGTTCGGCCTCAAATATGTACTTACACATACCTATTATGCGGAAACTTTATCTTCCATACTTCAGTACAATTGAATACAAATAGTACAGTACCTGGGTTCAATTCTCTTATTCGATTCTAATTCTTTTGCATTTAGTTACGGGGTATCGCAAACCAGGCCTTAAGCCGTAGTgttatatacagggtgttttttTCAACCCATTCTTTAGCCATATTTTGCGATGTTAATATATgtctgagcaacttttactataagaTTAACCTTCAAATTGCAAAAATAAACTTTGTCTCTCCCATAGCAAACATCGACATCTGATCTGCCAAAATGTGTGAAACAGCTaatattttcgcgatttcggggttgatcccgtagtaaaagttgctcggtatgatttatatttattatcacCTCGCAAAATATGGCCAAGGGTTGAATAAAATAACCTTTATGTGCCAATGTCGTTCGCATGTACGCGCATTCCACGATAATGTCGCTTACGTACcgcttttgccttgtatggcagctacctCAATCAAAATCGGAAAGCTCGAGAAAGGAAAGCTTTTTTAGGCTAGTCTTTAAATATTATCAGACCCAATATCGTTTCTCAGCATGTTCAGAAGTATAAGAACATTCTTGTGGAATGCCCCTGGTAGCGGTTGTTGAAAATCATGGCCCATTTAAAAGTGAATATAAACGATTTCCAGAAAACATCAACTTCCTAACGGCGGATGGCGTGAGGTTCGAGCACCCGCTGCACCACCTCGGCAAGTCCGTGTCCGACCTGCCGCTCATCGCCATCGACTCGTTCCGGCACATGTACCTGTTCCCCAGCTACAGCGACATGGAGAAGCCTGGGAAGCTCTTTCAGTTCTTGCAAGACTTGTACTCGGGAAAACTACATAGGTAggtttaaactgaaatatatactAAAGTGTTCAATACATACTTGCATCACCTCAAATCCGTGACGTTCGTGTCGGACCTGCCGCTCATCGTCATCGACTATGTACCTGTTCTCCAGCTACAGCGACATGGACAAGCCTGGGAAGCTCTACCAGTTCCTAGGGTCCTACAGGACTACAGGACTCCGGGGAAACTACATATTAGGTATTCATTATTATTGATCAAGAAAGCGCGTCGCGCGAGCAAATCTCCGTTTTAGCTTCGGCAAAAGTAGTTTGGTGTGTCTGTGCGGCGGCTGTTCTCCTTTACGgctcgcatttctcaaccgattctcatcAAAAGGTAGCTTAATATACCTAAGAGGAATTATGTTCACTGCAGGTAAACGATTTCTCCAAGCTTCTTATACGTAATGGTTAACCAAAATGATAACAGTAactattttcattacattgcttGTCACATAACTcctcttaaataataatattatgacgATTTCACTGTGAAATATTGTGAAAATCTGTACACGAAGTTCTACCAATCTTATTGCTATCTAAGAATGTGCTGTATTATCAATAAGATACCATATTACGAGTATTTCGGCGTAATTATTAGTATTAGTTTATCCTGCACTAGCTACTCTATGAATAGTAAATTACTTTGTTGACATATTTTATAACCTGCAGAAATTTTACGGTCGAGCTACTTAGTACAATAATGTCAATCCGCGCGTCAATACCGAATTAAGCGTGACTGTAAAATACCGCGaatttaaaccttaaaattattTGACTCTAGGTTTAATTTCCAATGTACATCGTATTCTTTGACCCCGACTGTTTAGGTTAGCTACTGGagataaaatttacttttaaacaaacattttcCCTCGCAACTGgtgttattttcaaaaaatgtataccagCTTATTATTACTACTGTTTTTCACCCTACTTGAATATTTTAACAATAGTTTGGTAAGCCTTTtccgttagtagaaaaaggcggcaaatttaaaaaaagtaggtgCGAtgtcctcccatagaaaattttaatttcgcgcctttttctactgacaaattggttttgCCAAAGTATACTAACGTAGTCTAGTTTGAAATGAATCAGAAACTTAAACCTTGGGCACTCGAACTAGGTATTACTGGAGATGGAGGGGACAAACCATATAAAAAGACTAAGAAATAATTAACAGTATCCTTATTCAATTTCAGGGAATTCCATTACGGCCCGGAACCGAACCAAATAGCAGACAGCAACGACATCAAAGGTACCACGCCGCCCGAATCCACGTTCAAGAAGCTAGCTCCCTCCAAGAACAGATACACGCTGCTGCGGGACGAATTATAAGGTTACTGTGGTCCTTATCATTTACTTTAAGTTTGGAGCCATCCATCTTCACCTTTCCGTTTAAATTAATTCCTTTCTGCATTTTCCttcgatatttattttaattaaaagtttttCTTTGAACAAATGTATTCATTGCATTAGATAATGCGAGAATTAccgataaattaaattatgtctgCTTAAAACGTAAACTGGCGGAACAGGTTTTGTATGTGAGTCCCAAAATGAACATGCATTTATTTGTCATAAGTCGTAAGTCCTATATGTTGACAGTTATTTTGTCGAAGAATTAGAATGTTATTTAGCGTTCTCATAAGAAATCAACGCTAAACTAGAATGGACGTAAAATGAGAATCAAACCTTAAAATAGTAGAGTTGATGTTGGGATAAGCACTACTGAATGTTAACGCTGTGAAATCATCAAATGAATTATAAGATTAGACTTTTCTTGTACTATATTAAAAGACAACTTTGATTTATTGTCATTTATACGACCATGTCTTGTCAGGCCGTACGAGTATTGTTTCATAAAAATTAATACTGTAATACACACATttcgttgtacagtcgccatcatatatatcggagcggccgaggtgctcaaaattatctgaacacgcactctaacgccttgacaatagaggcgtgttcagatatttgtgagcacctcggccgctccgatatatctgatggggaATGTACGTTTGCTGCAATACTAGccggtttttatacatataaaaattatattattatagtatataCTGTATAGGTTAAAGAACCGAATTGGATTTCTATTGGTAGTTTCataagtaattattaatttacttttatgtTTTCTTAGCTGCCTGGTTAATACATGCCTTTTACATTATGCTATGTTTTGCATAGTAACGTAACGTATGTTACACTAGATTTTGATTTACACCGTACAAATCAATGTAATTTACATTAATGTAAACAAAGTTCTCGCAAGTGATACCTGTTATCTTTGATCTGTATATCTTGTATATTTACTACTTGTATTATGTATTGATAAGAAATCTTGTGATCTAACCACCACTATTGTTGCGATTTATATGCGTATGTATCTCCTTttcgttatttataattattgttacGCAAGTGTATAAAGTTGAAATGAAACATGAAAGCAATCGAGTGCGCATAAGTGTTGACATCTAAATGCAAGACTATTTATTCTGGCAAGTATGCAAGTACGAGAGAGACGAATGCATTATGTCTGTGAAAAGGGCCATActctgagaatatgtctgcggttgcgtctaattgtcacaactcttttcatacatttagtatgggtcgcggcaattagaccgcgGACATATTTTTTGACAATGACCCAAAAACGCTATCACCCTACCAGTGCTGTCTTGACCTTGATGTACTTACCTGTTTCGTTAGCCTTTATCAGTCTACCATTATACCAATGATCAGTTAAGTGGGTTCCCGGAGTACGAAATGCATATAATGGTCACATTTGTCACCACATTGGTGTTCCTAATAAGGTAAAGGTATCTTATTagaataatagggtatttgactactagtgaaatcagtttcttttttcgaactatcaaaacgattttgctactaaggagtttatataaaacactagcatgtgacgtcacaatcaaattacctactctttatagttttatacgagttttaaaataaaaattgtctaaaaataactgctgtctacgtttctggtgctttatttcatgcatggtgtaaaattatttattttaaatacagtcaagtATCATCAAGTACCCTATTATTCAATTTAATCCTTTTAATGACACGCCTATTTTAtacaacgcgtcatcgtaaaccTTATCGGAATgcacttacttactccgttggctcagcgacccaaaatgagacttggcctccgacacaagacagcgccacttttctagGTCCGgcgcgacctctcgccaattagcctcatgcataaagtttatatttgaacgaaatatgttttattcggatgtttgttaccgttatatcatgttacaaatgcatttccgttattaaattaccatttaattacttaaaattataaataaaaagtacaaaaatttgcccgcgaaaagctagtgagcgaaacgctcgaaacgccatgtgacgtcacgcggtcgacagattagtgttattagtagcaaacgtcagttgggccgcccaacgtgtgacgtcatcacgctctgtcgaattcgcgccaaaaattatgagcgtttcaaccgctcaaaaattttcaacattttaaatattttttaataaaataatgttaaggtttacaaaagtatttttatcatttccggtgttccaacgatataaattatgaatccaaaaataaaaataaattcatgcatggagataattggtgactcgaagctcgcgcagatccgcctccaccctgtcgcaccagcgatacctggggcgtccggtAGGAGGTCTTCCTGCTGGGCGGCCCACGTATGCTCTTCTCGCGTTCGGATCTTCATCCATCTAAATCGGAATCACGATATTAATTATCGGAATGCACGATGATTGATATTAATTAAACTGTAACCGCCATTGGTGTTAAAAGGGTTGAGAAGTTCTTATTAGGAAAACCGAATGTTTCATTTAGGTGAATGCGACCATAATTAGCCTTTAGTGTAACCGGCATGGTGAAAACTACTATAGTGATAATTTCTATATCATGTTGCGTATCATTCTTagtcctgccgggctagcacatgattggcgcgagagtatcttgccgcgacatagactacccgtccccctttaattcatacagttagtaaaagacgggtagtctatctcgcggcgagatactgtcgcgtcaatcatgtgctcggcctactgagaTAAACTGTTACACAGATTGTCAATAAACTGTGGTACAGAGCGTGGAACGCACTTTTGTATCGAGATAACCAGTCTGTATTATTGATAACAAAGAGTTATTGATTGTTAGTAGAGGTCTAAGAACAAATTGTGCCCCTGAAATTATTACGACGCCATacgtgtcgcttaacttcaaactcggataaatgAATTCGACCGTATTAGGAAATATCTATCCTATTACCTtgtcttaataccaaaatcgcaaaatctgacagttggatttatctattaagtttgaagttaagctacTCGTATATTTTATGGTAACTGAATTGTCACATGACAACTTTTGACAGTCCAAATTCAAACTACCACATAATTAATGCAATGGGCCGTACAGCGACATTTAATTCAACTGTCAAATTCGAGGCACTGATTGTTCTTAGACTTTGCAGTTACCTCTTCTAATATTAATAACTCTTtgttgatagagttagaccaagataactctgcaacaCTGtgcagactgtgcaagtgttatttatacgtcataatttcatagaagtttaaccTTTTGACCAGTCGGATGTGGCCGTCATCGGAAAGCCTTGCCAAGGACGGCAAGGACGCCAACGACGGCTACAGCCGACAACTTCGCCGATGCAATAGGGACTTACACGGGACTCCGTAAAGTTCAATTTCGCTTAAATAATCGCGATCGCCTGGCGTCCGGGGCACGGCATACACGGCACGGCGTACggcgtttaaaataaaacttgcacaTTCGGGGCTATCAACATCGCTGCAgatttatcttggtctaactctagtatcTGTTTACACTTTGTTTCTTCACTTGAACCATTATGCTATTCGCTTAAGAGTGTTACATTCCTCGAGGTAAAGGAAAGAGTTGTCACTATTATGTGAAATGTTTGTACAAATTGTACGTCTTGTGTCGCGTGTTATGGTGTAATAAAATTTCTAAAACTTGAAAggcatattatttagttatcgttttGAACAAAGCGAGAGTTCTCGTCGACCAAGCGATGCGAAAATCTTAAAAACTTAAAGACCTTGGCTGCGGATACTCATGCAAAGTAAGCATGAAGGAACGTCGCCTGAGGTacagtagattgttaaccgagGGATGAAAGACGCCCATTTCTGACGAGATATTTTGCCACCTGTTCCAGCGCGGTGGCGAGTGAGGGCGCCAATAGTtcgagcaaagaggatataataggaaagagcggtactgtcatagtacattttgtgccacagtaaattcactgccatctatcgacacacgattaaaactaaaaataaaaatatcaatgtttttatatattgtttttatttgcattaataatttttatatgattttgacccatgttctttcactgatatgcttttaaattgttaaataacaaacgaaaccgtcaacgccatctattcgagagtaggccataagtagtggcgccatctgatcgagaatcaaattttcttgattttcgaggcacgttttttccttagactgtatccatctattacggagttatatctattattGGTTCGAGTTACAAATGGACGCTTTTAAcagagttaaacactacttttcatttcgaatacaaaagtaaaatacatgtgtattTTACAAAACATGGCTAAGTAAAAACttgtagtatttcttgaggtaAGTAAAAGCATATCGCACGCAGGAAAGAAATCGCACGTTAGATGGCACTGTTTTGTCTAGTAAAAAACCCTGAGTCGCGCTATGAAGCCtataaggcagagggaatatatttcccacctgattttgaactttatattaaagtgatagggttcagttttgcataatttctgacaccCTTATGCCGTATAAAGGGTTAAGATTTTCCTTGGGATAATGACTACAGGCATAGACTAATAATACTAGACCGCCAATCTCCTTGACATGCGCGTAACCAAGACGCTTATTTTCggagtcgacatctagcgtctaGTAGCGGATgtatcagtaccgctacttgacactagatgtcagGAGTGTCGCGACATTTGACAGCCAAAAATGTCAACTGACGCGCGGCTATAGCCCAATGTAAACCCTCTCGGGCCTTCCGACAACGTTCACGATGACGCGACGCACACGATAGGCGTGGCGTTGAAAGGATTGTAAGTATTATGTAaccaacgtaaaaaaaaaacagttttccagaCATATATCTTGCTAGAATTGGATTTTCTCCACGAGAGAGCCATTATCCATAATTGGTTTccacgtaggtaggtacagtcagctgcagagaggtGACCTCCTGTGCAGGGGGGTGGGGGTTGGGGGGATACATAATCTTTACCTCCCTTATGTAGGACAATATCGAGTTTACAAAGTCGAATTCGAAAActctttaattacttacctaccctAATTTATCCATCCGCTCTTGACTTTTGAAATATGCGCAGCCTATAAAAGTTTCGGACAACTACAAAAAATGACCTTTCCGAAAAAAACGGCAAGTGCTTAATGAGAGACGGCGTCAAATGTGTCATTAACCGTCGTGATATCTGTCCGGGCTTGTTTTGTAAAACAAACTGGCCCGTTTTTACATATGTAGGGCAATTTCGGCTGTCACTGCAAAGCGTTTCAAGCGATTGAAGGCACCGCGGCCCGGCAGGGCGCCCGATCC
This genomic stretch from Cydia strobilella chromosome 6, ilCydStro3.1, whole genome shotgun sequence harbors:
- the LOC134742483 gene encoding endoplasmic reticulum resident protein 44 isoform X1; this encodes MSRRGCNLFSYKFLACILVLICHCFYNPTDSGAVQITQSNLDMVLASNEVVFINFYAEWCRFSNMLMPIFDDAADEVTKAGYDPGKVVMGKVDCDKEGAVATRFHITKYPTLKLFRNGLPAKKEYRGQRSVEAFSDFIKKQLTDPVIMFSSLKELHDLSEDKRHIIGYMDRRDQEEYQVLRRVAASLKDECLFHAGFGDASTQMHPPGQPIVVFRTDRKVSEEPDETYKGSLTNFDELYKWVQEKCIPIVREITFENAEELTEEGLPFLILFHHPTDTDSVKKYKEIIKRDLESEKQNINFLTADGVRFEHPLHHLGKSVSDLPLIAIDSFRHMYLFPSYSDMEKPGKLFQFLQDLYSGKLHREFHYGPEPNQIADSNDIKGTTPPESTFKKLAPSKNRYTLLRDEL
- the LOC134742483 gene encoding endoplasmic reticulum resident protein 44 isoform X2, which translates into the protein MTWHNVFAVISLLVISVIVVFGLECYVCENQEDNNEKCVKTIMTCRDYEDVCLTKIKWGSPPYWSQGAKKQYYISKTCSSKTECAAIRQRYMPTCTHIWYQDWECSDCCQGDRCNYYIIICHCFYNPTDSGAVQITQSNLDMVLASNEVVFINFYAEWCRFSNMLMPIFDDAADEVTKAGYDPGKVVMGKVDCDKEGAVATRFHITKYPTLKLFRNGLPAKKEYRGQRSVEAFSDFIKKQLTDPVIMFSSLKELHDLSEDKRHIIGYMDRRDQEEYQVLRRVAASLKDECLFHAGFGDASTQMHPPGQPIVVFRTDRKVSEEPDETYKGSLTNFDELYKWVQEKCIPIVREITFENAEELTEEGLPFLILFHHPTDTDSVKKYKEIIKRDLESEKQNINFLTADGVRFEHPLHHLGKSVSDLPLIAIDSFRHMYLFPSYSDMEKPGKLFQFLQDLYSGKLHREFHYGPEPNQIADSNDIKGTTPPESTFKKLAPSKNRYTLLRDEL